A DNA window from Arachis hypogaea cultivar Tifrunner chromosome 18, arahy.Tifrunner.gnm2.J5K5, whole genome shotgun sequence contains the following coding sequences:
- the LOC112770532 gene encoding F-box/kelch-repeat protein At3g23880 — protein sequence MRIAERKAPRRLELVSCPTARTRLLTDLPEETIIEILLRLPARTLTSLRSVCTSWRNLISAPDFTCNHLRRSCLLDPTLTTPRIAHCTGAYRNGLRCGSIGLLSVHSILDNPSKSNQVHCFTEQHYYGIIGSCNGLLCLAHGDAFKYMHAILWNPCTGFTFGSPEISGEVRFCGFGYDYLSDSYKIYAATKKQGPSGFELSARIYTFGPTSSWRKIDDTPVALFGFPSDNSLAVKREGEFFGSSRLCTLNWCVNHVVLYFDLAKETYGHFPLPPGNEIDFPKWCTHLCVLRNCLSFCYEDRITLKWIVWQMKEYGNAQSWTKLAAISVYGKITYPYNYLQSLYISESDVLLVFCPSFGIVLCNLNDESVDFPEIDGSGMRNYPVFSGYVNYKIICIYHESLVSPNGLQSNSKLSIIKSKPNPVDS from the coding sequence ATGCGGATTGCGGAGAGGAAAGCACCGAGACGCCTGGAACTGGTCAGTTGTCCCACGGCAAGAACGCGGCTCTTAACAGACCTTCCGGAAGAGACAATAATCGAAATCTTGCTGAGGCTTCCGGCAAGGACGCTTACTTCCTTAAGGAGCGTGTGCACTTCATGGAGAAACCTAATCTCCGCCCCCGACTTCACCTGCAACCACCTTCGTCGTTCATGCTTACTTGATCCAACTTTGACTACGCCACGAATTGCTCATTGCACTGGGGCCTACAGAAATGGCCTCAGATGCGGCAGTATCGGACTTCTCTCCGTACACTCAATCTTGGACAATCCTTCCAAATCTAATCAAGTCCATTGCTTCACGGAGCAACACTACTACGGAATCATTGGTTCTTGCAATGGATTGTTATGCTTGGCTCATGGAGATGCCTTCAAATACATGCATGCCATCTTGTGGAACCCCTGTACCGGATTCACATTCGGATCTCCGGAAATCAGCGGCGAAGTCCGCTTTTGTGGCTTTGGTTACGATTATCTCAGTGACAGTTACAAAATTTATGCAGCTACAAAGAAGCAAGGGCCATCTGGTTTTGAGTTAAGTGCCAGAATTTATACATTTGGGCCAACTTCGTCATGGAGAAAAATTGATGATACCCCAGTAGCCCTATTTGGTTTCCCAAGTGACAACTCTTTGGCTGTTAAGAGGGAAGGGGAATTTTTTGGTAGTAGCAGATTATGCACTCTTAATTGGTGTGTTAATCATGTGGTTCTTTATTTTGACTTGGCTAAAGAGACTTATGGTCATTTTCCTTTGCCTCCTGGTAATGAAATAGATTTTCCAAAGTGGTGCACTCACTTATGTGTCTTGAGAAACTGCCTTTCTTTTTGTTACGAGGATAGGATAACACTCAAGTGGATTGTGTGGCAGATGAAAGAATACGGAAATGCTCAATCTTGGACTAAATTGGCAGCGATTTCGGTCTATGGAAAAATCACTTACCCATATAATTATTTACAATCTCTTTACATCTCGGAAAGTGATGTTCTTTTGGTATTTTGTCCATCTTTCGGCATTGTTTTGTGTAACTTAAATGATGAGAGCGTAGATTTTCCTGAGATTGACGGCTCTGGCATGAGGAACTATCCTGTTTTTTCTGGATATGTCAATTATAAGATAATTTGTATCTACCATGAAAGCTTAGTTTCACCAAATGGTCTTCAAAGCAACTCAAAGCTTAGCATCATCAAATCCAAACCCAATCCTGTTGACTCTTAA